The proteins below come from a single Necator americanus strain Aroian chromosome V, whole genome shotgun sequence genomic window:
- a CDS encoding hypothetical protein (NECATOR_CHRV.G18187.T1): MPKSVKHREEASSERRAELRSCTGIFKQTAMHYALIVVALAVTLMECFAALPDCGKEMPSVAPPLDSSTRKSLSEGVLEKAQGGELEYNCYLEYLGWLALNDPSDSELGWLPYEDTYLLNFSKKGDKGNKPTEEFVTELGKDTKVTQKPWKRFGCNYMYKEGEHKYMCVFYNY; encoded by the exons ATGCCTAAGAGTGTGAAGCACCGAGAAGAAGCCTCTTCTGAACGTAGG GCAGAACTTCGTTCCTGTACAGGCATTTTCAAGCAGACTGCAATGCATTACGCACTTATTGTT GTTGCCCTGGCTGTGACTTTGATGGAATGTTTTGCCGCGTTACCGGACTGTGGCAAGGAGATGCCTAGTGTAGCACCTCCTCTTGACAGCAGTACAAGGAAGAGCTTGTCGGAGGGAGTTCTCGAAAAAGCACAGGGTGGCGAATTG GAATACAACTGTTACCTGGAATACCTTGGATGGTTGGCATTGAACGACCCATCTGACAGTGAGCTGGGATGGCTTCCATATGAAGACACATACCTTCTCAACTTCAG cAAGAAGGGTGACAAAGGAAACAAACCGACAGAAGAATTCGTCACCGAGTTGGGAAAAGACACTAAAGTAACG CAAAAACCTTGGAAACGGTTTGGTTGCAACTACATGTACAAAGAAGGAGAGCATAAATACATGTGCGTCTTCTATAACTATTAG
- a CDS encoding hypothetical protein (NECATOR_CHRV.G18188.T1): MSKSFLTFEQNLLRQCSLQKLLDPPRWRRTRKPVWADDAWKAAIEDLITHAKKIKYDVGLTQTMRYHPLNAANTPGKFVESVSPSVRSESDDHFKEVVDQHKFPPNSSLTLQYQDASFLEQLCKLWKL; this comes from the coding sequence ATGTCAAAGAGTTTCTTGACATTTGAGCAAAACCTTCTGCGGCAATGCAGTTTGCAGAAGTTACTTGATCCGCCGAGATGGAGAAGGACTAGAAAGCCGGTCTGGGCTGACGACGCATGGAAAGCTGCCATAGAAGATTTGATTACGCATGCCAaaaagattaagtacgacgtcggACTGACACAAACTATGCGTTACCACCCACTAAATGCTGCAAATACCCCGGGAAAGTTTGTGGAGTCCGTGTCTCCGTCTGTCCGATCCGAATCGGACGATCACTTTAAAGAAGTTGTGGATCAACACAAGTTTCCACCGaattcgtcgcttacgctccaataTCAAGATGCAAGCTTTCTAGAGCAGCTCTGCAAGCTTTGGAAGCTATAA
- a CDS encoding hypothetical protein (NECATOR_CHRV.G18188.T2) yields the protein MLTRNSWDTVMSKSFLTFEQNLLRQCSLQKLLDPPRWRRTRKPVWADDAWKAAIEDLITHAKKIKYDVGLTQTMRYHPLNAANTPGKFVESVSPSVRSESDDHFKEVVDQHKFPPNSSLTLQYQDASFLEQLCKLWKL from the coding sequence ATGCTTACACGAAACTCGTGGGATACAGTAATGTCAAAGAGTTTCTTGACATTTGAGCAAAACCTTCTGCGGCAATGCAGTTTGCAGAAGTTACTTGATCCGCCGAGATGGAGAAGGACTAGAAAGCCGGTCTGGGCTGACGACGCATGGAAAGCTGCCATAGAAGATTTGATTACGCATGCCAaaaagattaagtacgacgtcggACTGACACAAACTATGCGTTACCACCCACTAAATGCTGCAAATACCCCGGGAAAGTTTGTGGAGTCCGTGTCTCCGTCTGTCCGATCCGAATCGGACGATCACTTTAAAGAAGTTGTGGATCAACACAAGTTTCCACCGaattcgtcgcttacgctccaataTCAAGATGCAAGCTTTCTAGAGCAGCTCTGCAAGCTTTGGAAGCTATAA